A stretch of Microbulbifer sp. SAOS-129_SWC DNA encodes these proteins:
- a CDS encoding HU family DNA-binding protein, with protein MNKSELIEAIAASADIPKAAAGRALDAMVDSITGALKEGDQVALVGFGTFAVKERAARTGRNPRTGDPIEIAAAKIPNFKAGKALKDAVN; from the coding sequence GTGAATAAGTCCGAACTGATTGAAGCGATTGCCGCATCTGCAGATATTCCGAAAGCAGCCGCAGGCCGTGCTCTGGACGCAATGGTCGACAGCATCACTGGCGCCCTGAAAGAGGGTGATCAGGTAGCCCTGGTTGGTTTCGGTACCTTCGCTGTTAAGGAGCGCGCAGCCCGCACTGGCCGCAACCCGCGCACCGGCGATCCGATTGAAATCGCAGCAGCAAAAATCCCGAACTTCAAGGCCGGTAAAGCTCTGAAAGACGCGGTAAATTAA
- a CDS encoding SurA N-terminal domain-containing protein: MLQSMRDNLKGIGAIIVAAFFGFIMVVGGIDFFRGASGGSADAVAEVNGKKITDMDLQRAIQSRQNMIRSQFGDQVPADLISEEKLRAPVLKQLVTSSVMRQAARDSGMVMSSAIVNREITQIPAFQVDGKFNLQRYRDGLRRLGYNTASFPKTMERDLILQQFADSVSDSAFTTRADANQIVALSMEERDFDYAVLPVKGLLGDMKVSDSEIEDYYKSHQAEFKRPEQVAIEYIELKPSLFAANVDVSEADVRAQYEQEAANFQAKPRRHAAHILIENSDAKKIAEVQSKLDAGEDFAKLAKTYSDDLGSSEAGGDLGFTTGDVFPEDFEKALASLKVGQVSAPVKTDAGTHFIKLLGVEGTKVPTYAERKAAISERLRNAQAEQQFVDALSRVADLTYNADTLKGPAEELGVPLETTAPFSRDGGTGIASNSKVIGAAFSPEVMLDGNTSEVLNLGNDDAVVLRVTEHKEAGTYPLEEVRDKIVDRLKRDKASQQLAASAKALGKQLEDGGDFAKLAKAQNLTMETADNTRRGGFGQRGEIITHAFTMKAPGSRGSLVSTFATGDGDQVVLRLRAVRPGNLGQQSSEQRAALLQQLSSASGRAELAAVQSYLSGKADIEMTEKGKQ; this comes from the coding sequence ATGCTTCAGTCCATGCGAGACAACCTGAAAGGTATCGGCGCCATCATTGTCGCTGCCTTTTTTGGTTTCATTATGGTCGTCGGGGGAATTGATTTTTTCCGGGGCGCGAGTGGCGGTTCGGCCGATGCCGTCGCGGAAGTGAACGGCAAAAAGATCACCGACATGGATTTGCAGCGGGCAATCCAGAGTCGCCAGAACATGATCCGCAGTCAATTTGGTGATCAGGTACCGGCGGACCTCATCAGTGAAGAGAAACTGCGCGCCCCGGTTCTCAAGCAACTGGTGACCAGTTCGGTCATGCGCCAGGCGGCGCGGGACAGCGGTATGGTGATGAGCTCCGCTATCGTCAATCGCGAGATCACGCAGATTCCCGCATTTCAGGTAGATGGCAAGTTTAATCTCCAGCGCTATCGCGATGGCCTGCGTCGTCTGGGTTACAACACGGCGTCCTTCCCCAAGACCATGGAGCGCGACCTGATACTGCAACAGTTCGCCGACAGCGTCAGCGACAGTGCCTTCACTACCCGCGCCGACGCCAACCAGATCGTCGCCCTGTCGATGGAAGAGCGGGATTTCGATTACGCGGTGCTGCCGGTTAAAGGCCTGCTGGGCGATATGAAGGTCAGTGACAGCGAGATCGAGGACTACTACAAGTCGCATCAGGCTGAATTCAAGCGCCCCGAACAGGTGGCGATTGAATACATCGAGCTGAAACCGAGCCTGTTCGCCGCCAATGTCGATGTGTCCGAAGCCGACGTGCGCGCTCAGTACGAGCAGGAAGCCGCGAACTTTCAGGCCAAGCCGCGCCGTCACGCCGCGCATATCCTGATTGAAAACAGCGACGCGAAGAAGATCGCGGAAGTGCAGAGCAAGCTGGATGCGGGTGAGGACTTCGCCAAGCTGGCAAAAACCTACTCCGACGACCTGGGTTCCAGTGAGGCGGGAGGTGATCTCGGCTTTACCACTGGTGACGTTTTCCCGGAAGATTTTGAAAAGGCCCTGGCCTCCCTGAAAGTCGGCCAGGTATCCGCGCCGGTCAAGACGGATGCGGGCACGCACTTTATCAAGCTGCTCGGCGTAGAAGGTACCAAGGTGCCGACTTATGCAGAGCGCAAGGCAGCCATTTCAGAGCGTTTGCGCAACGCCCAGGCGGAACAGCAATTTGTCGATGCGCTGAGCCGTGTGGCGGACCTGACCTACAACGCTGACACCCTCAAGGGGCCGGCCGAGGAGCTGGGAGTACCGCTGGAAACCACCGCGCCGTTCAGCCGCGATGGCGGCACTGGTATCGCATCCAACAGCAAGGTGATCGGCGCAGCTTTCTCTCCAGAGGTCATGCTCGACGGCAATACCTCCGAAGTGCTGAATCTCGGCAACGACGATGCTGTCGTGCTGCGGGTCACCGAGCACAAGGAAGCCGGCACCTATCCGCTGGAGGAAGTGCGCGACAAAATCGTTGATCGCCTCAAGCGCGACAAGGCCAGCCAGCAGTTGGCGGCAAGTGCCAAGGCGCTGGGCAAGCAGCTGGAAGACGGCGGCGACTTTGCCAAACTGGCCAAGGCCCAGAACCTGACCATGGAAACCGCCGACAATACCCGTCGCGGCGGCTTCGGCCAGCGCGGTGAGATCATCACCCACGCTTTCACCATGAAGGCGCCCGGTTCGCGCGGTAGCCTGGTAAGCACTTTTGCCACCGGTGACGGCGATCAGGTGGTATTGCGCTTGCGCGCGGTACGCCCGGGTAATCTGGGTCAACAGAGCAGCGAACAGCGCGCCGCGCTGCTGCAGCAGCTGTCCTCCGCCAGCGGCCGTGCCGAACTGGCAGCGGTACAGAGCTATCTGTCCGGCAAGGCGGATATTGAAATGACGGAAAAGGGCAAGCAATAA
- a CDS encoding LysM peptidoglycan-binding domain-containing protein → MVHKKFAVAVLAAAVGACAQMPDKSAAQQGPIAQANQLVDAPEKSVSPSPVVRPQPPADIWERLRRNFRLDRHVDQPQVKDYIAYFSRNEAYMSRVTERSRRYIYHVAQLLEQANLPAELALLPIIESAYDPFAYSHARASGMWQFIPATGRHFGLHQNWWYDGRRDVDESTRAAIKYFSYLSQRFDGRWDLALAAYNAGEGTVSRAVERNKRKGLGTSFWDLKLPRETKRYVPQLLALAEVVARPDYYNVPLFDIPNKPYYATVDVGSQIDLAQAADLAGVEIEELYLLNPGFNRWATDPNGDHELLVPIDKSEAFEAALEKLPKDQRVSWQRYKIRRGDTLSTIARHYETTVAAIRDSNKLRGNSIRAGHELLIPSASVPAAQYAYALDQRVKRRQSSGSGRKVRYTVNPGDTLWDISRNLKVSVRQLARWNNMAPGDTLRPGHKLVAYTSGGGDSRTTRKLSYRVRSGDSLYRIARKFSLEISDILRWNRISKSTYLQPGQQLTLFVDSAASG, encoded by the coding sequence ATGGTTCATAAAAAGTTTGCCGTTGCAGTACTGGCAGCGGCAGTGGGGGCCTGTGCGCAGATGCCCGACAAGAGCGCTGCGCAACAGGGACCGATAGCCCAGGCCAATCAACTTGTGGATGCCCCGGAGAAGAGCGTCAGCCCCTCTCCCGTCGTGCGGCCACAGCCGCCTGCGGACATCTGGGAGCGCCTGCGGCGCAATTTCCGCCTGGATCGCCATGTGGATCAGCCTCAGGTCAAAGACTACATTGCCTACTTTTCGCGCAATGAAGCCTATATGTCCCGGGTTACCGAGCGCTCCCGCCGCTACATCTATCACGTCGCGCAGCTGCTCGAGCAGGCCAATCTGCCGGCGGAACTGGCCCTGCTGCCGATCATCGAGAGCGCCTACGACCCGTTTGCCTACTCGCACGCGCGCGCGTCCGGTATGTGGCAGTTCATTCCTGCCACCGGTCGTCACTTCGGCTTGCACCAGAACTGGTGGTACGACGGTCGCCGCGACGTGGACGAGTCCACCCGCGCGGCAATCAAGTATTTCTCATATCTGTCACAGCGCTTCGACGGCCGCTGGGACCTCGCCCTGGCCGCCTACAACGCCGGCGAAGGCACGGTAAGCCGCGCCGTGGAGCGCAACAAACGCAAAGGCCTCGGCACCAGCTTCTGGGACCTGAAACTGCCGCGCGAGACCAAGCGCTATGTGCCCCAGTTACTGGCCCTGGCCGAGGTGGTTGCACGCCCCGACTACTACAATGTGCCGCTGTTCGATATTCCCAACAAGCCCTACTACGCCACCGTGGACGTCGGCAGCCAGATCGATCTGGCCCAGGCCGCGGACCTGGCGGGCGTGGAGATCGAAGAGCTTTACCTGCTGAACCCCGGTTTCAACCGCTGGGCCACCGATCCCAATGGCGATCACGAATTGCTGGTACCGATCGACAAGAGTGAGGCGTTTGAGGCCGCACTGGAGAAGCTGCCGAAAGACCAGCGGGTCAGCTGGCAACGCTACAAGATCCGCCGCGGCGATACCCTGTCCACCATCGCTCGTCACTACGAAACGACCGTCGCCGCCATCCGCGACAGCAACAAGCTGCGCGGCAACAGTATCCGCGCCGGGCACGAGCTATTGATTCCCAGCGCCTCGGTTCCGGCCGCCCAGTACGCCTACGCCCTGGATCAGCGCGTCAAGCGCCGCCAGTCCTCCGGCAGTGGCCGCAAGGTACGCTATACCGTGAACCCCGGCGACACGCTGTGGGATATCTCCCGCAACCTGAAAGTGAGCGTGCGCCAACTGGCCCGCTGGAACAATATGGCGCCCGGTGACACCCTGCGTCCCGGCCACAAACTGGTGGCCTACACCAGCGGCGGCGGTGACAGCCGCACCACCCGCAAGCTGTCCTACCGGGTGCGCAGCGGCGATTCGCTCTACCGCATCGCCAGGAAATTCAGCCTGGAAATCAGCGACATCCTGCGCTGGAACCGGATCAGCAAGTCCACCTACCTGCAGCCGGGCCAACAACTGACCCTGTTTGTAGACAGCGCCGCGAGCGGCTGA
- the gloB gene encoding hydroxyacylglutathione hydrolase yields the protein MLTISPIPAFNDNYIWHLTRNGEHWVVDPGDAAPVMAELGDTPLSGILITHHHYDHTGGIAELRSRYQCPVIGPASIDGVTDPIADGDQLELLGMPMQVLAVPGHTLDHLALVLHESRDGRDRQHLFCGDTLFAAGCGRLFEGTPAQMHASLGKLAALPPQTLVYCAHEYTLANLRFAEAAEPGNSAVANRLSEVKALRAEQRVTLPSSIGEELATNPFLRCHVPAVAHRAAGHCGMESADEVEVFACLRRWKDSF from the coding sequence ATGCTCACAATCTCCCCGATACCCGCCTTCAATGACAATTATATCTGGCACCTGACCCGTAACGGGGAGCACTGGGTGGTAGATCCCGGCGACGCCGCGCCGGTGATGGCCGAACTGGGCGACACGCCCCTGAGCGGGATCCTGATCACCCACCATCATTACGATCATACCGGCGGCATCGCCGAGCTGCGATCGCGCTACCAGTGCCCGGTCATCGGCCCGGCGAGTATCGATGGGGTCACCGACCCGATCGCCGATGGCGACCAGCTGGAACTGCTCGGGATGCCAATGCAGGTACTGGCCGTGCCTGGCCATACCCTCGATCACCTGGCGCTGGTGCTGCACGAGTCCCGCGACGGACGCGACAGGCAGCACCTGTTTTGCGGCGACACCCTGTTTGCCGCCGGCTGCGGGCGCCTGTTCGAGGGCACTCCGGCGCAGATGCACGCCTCGCTGGGCAAACTGGCGGCACTGCCGCCACAGACGCTGGTGTATTGCGCCCACGAATACACGCTCGCCAACCTGCGCTTTGCCGAGGCCGCAGAGCCGGGCAACAGCGCGGTTGCCAATCGCCTGAGCGAAGTGAAAGCGCTGCGCGCCGAGCAGCGGGTCACGCTGCCGTCCAGCATCGGCGAGGAACTCGCGACGAATCCCTTCCTGCGCTGCCATGTGCCCGCGGTTGCTCACCGCGCCGCAGGGCACTGCGGCATGGAAAGTGCTGATGAGGTCGAAGTATTCGCCTGCCTGAGGCGCTGGAAGGACAGTTTTTGA
- a CDS encoding class I SAM-dependent methyltransferase: MASKTRRESGQVPVLEDSCQALSHWFASNLGQEILSQQLALAQPLVERLFGYHLMQAGVTSAVDFAACSRINHRFRFSASAQQAGAALVEFEQLPLPSESIDVAVLHHLLDFSAQPHQVLREAARVLIPGGHLVLIGFNPFSLLGLSRLLFSGGAHQRGNQLRAARVADWMHLLDLQAATIERGFFRVPLQQRELLAKTTWMERFGARWRLPWGGFYIIVARKEVVRMRTIKLNWRGERKPALTAVPSSSRVATPRRHHKD, translated from the coding sequence ATGGCGAGTAAAACCAGGCGGGAGAGCGGGCAGGTGCCAGTGCTGGAGGATTCGTGCCAGGCGCTGTCCCACTGGTTCGCCAGCAATCTGGGCCAGGAGATACTATCCCAGCAGCTGGCATTGGCTCAGCCGCTGGTGGAGCGCCTGTTCGGCTATCACCTGATGCAAGCGGGTGTCACCAGTGCCGTGGATTTCGCTGCGTGCAGTCGTATCAACCACCGTTTCCGCTTCAGCGCCAGCGCGCAGCAGGCCGGTGCGGCGCTGGTGGAGTTCGAGCAGCTGCCGCTACCGTCCGAATCTATTGATGTGGCGGTGCTGCACCACCTGCTGGACTTCTCCGCGCAGCCGCACCAGGTGTTGCGTGAAGCGGCGCGAGTATTGATTCCCGGCGGCCACCTGGTGTTGATCGGCTTTAATCCCTTCTCGCTGCTGGGGCTTTCCCGCCTGCTGTTTTCCGGCGGCGCGCACCAGCGCGGCAACCAGCTGCGCGCGGCGCGGGTGGCCGACTGGATGCACCTGCTCGACCTGCAGGCGGCCACCATCGAACGCGGTTTTTTCCGGGTACCGCTACAGCAGCGCGAGCTGCTGGCCAAAACCACCTGGATGGAGCGCTTCGGTGCCCGCTGGCGCTTGCCTTGGGGGGGCTTTTACATCATAGTCGCGCGCAAAGAAGTGGTGCGTATGCGCACCATCAAGCTCAACTGGCGCGGTGAGCGCAAGCCGGCGCTGACCGCGGTGCCGAGCAGCTCGCGGGTGGCAACACCCCGGCGTCACCACAAAGACTGA
- the rnhA gene encoding ribonuclease HI produces the protein MKEITIYTDGACRGNPGPGGWGALLVFGDKELELCGGEAHTTNNRMELLAAIRALAALKQRCRVDLHTDSQYLRQGITSWIHNWKKNGWKTASKKPVKNADLWRELEEGIADHEVHWHWVKGHAGHPGNERADQLANRGIDELNA, from the coding sequence TTGAAAGAAATCACTATTTATACCGACGGCGCCTGCCGCGGCAATCCCGGCCCCGGTGGCTGGGGCGCGCTGCTGGTATTTGGCGACAAGGAGCTGGAGCTGTGCGGCGGCGAGGCTCACACCACCAATAACCGTATGGAATTGCTGGCCGCAATCCGCGCGCTGGCAGCGCTCAAACAGCGTTGCCGGGTGGATCTGCACACCGATTCCCAGTATCTGCGCCAAGGCATTACCAGCTGGATTCACAACTGGAAGAAGAATGGCTGGAAGACCGCGAGTAAAAAGCCGGTGAAAAACGCTGATCTGTGGCGTGAGCTGGAAGAAGGTATCGCCGATCACGAAGTGCACTGGCACTGGGTGAAGGGCCACGCCGGGCATCCCGGAAACGAGCGTGCCGACCAACTCGCCAATCGCGGTATCGACGAACTGAACGCTTGA
- the dnaQ gene encoding DNA polymerase III subunit epsilon — MRQVVLDTETTGLDPKSGHRIIEIGCVELVNRKLTGRHYHQYINPQREVDDGAIEVHGITNEFLVDKPVFAQVADDFMAFCEGAELVIHNAPFDVGFIDWELKRLGSPRWQNVAAHCSVLDTLAMAREKHPGQKNNLDALCKRYFVDNSQRDLHGALLDAEILADVYLMMTGGQTDLALAQGSEQQSGDDESAQRDTSPGAIYRLSSDRLPLAVIGATAEETGAHEEMLATLHKSAGKHFW, encoded by the coding sequence ATGCGACAGGTTGTCCTGGATACGGAAACCACGGGCCTGGACCCGAAGAGCGGGCATCGGATTATCGAAATCGGCTGTGTGGAACTGGTCAATCGCAAGCTCACCGGCCGCCACTACCACCAGTACATCAACCCGCAGCGGGAAGTGGATGACGGGGCCATCGAGGTGCACGGCATCACCAATGAATTCCTGGTGGACAAGCCGGTATTTGCGCAGGTCGCGGACGATTTCATGGCGTTCTGCGAGGGTGCCGAGCTGGTGATTCACAACGCACCGTTCGACGTCGGCTTTATCGACTGGGAGCTGAAGCGCCTCGGCAGCCCGCGCTGGCAGAACGTTGCCGCGCACTGCAGTGTGCTGGATACCCTGGCAATGGCGCGGGAAAAGCACCCGGGGCAGAAAAACAACCTGGACGCGCTGTGCAAGCGCTATTTTGTCGATAATTCCCAGCGCGACCTGCACGGGGCATTACTCGATGCGGAGATTCTCGCCGACGTCTACCTGATGATGACCGGCGGTCAGACCGACCTGGCGCTGGCTCAGGGGAGCGAACAGCAGTCTGGAGATGACGAAAGCGCGCAGCGCGATACGTCGCCCGGCGCCATCTACCGCCTGTCCTCCGACCGCCTGCCGCTGGCGGTGATCGGTGCAACGGCGGAAGAGACGGGAGCGCATGAAGAAATGCTGGCGACTCTGCACAAGTCTGCGGGAAAACACTTCTGGTAG
- the nhaB gene encoding sodium/proton antiporter NhaB, translating to MNTYNNTLTASGSGFGRALADNFLGEAPDWYKLTIILFLFANPLLLYTAGPFLTGWALIAEFIFTLAMALKCYPLQPGGLLAIEAVLLGMTTPEAVYHEVTDSFEVILLLMFMVAGIYFMKNLLLFVFTKILIGVRSKTLLSLLFCSVAAVLSAFLDALTVTAVLITVAVGFYAVYHRVASNRPHHQDDHDHCDDNQVVEYHREDLDQFRAFLRSLIMHGAVGTAIGGVCTLVGEPQNLLIAEKAGWHFVEFFINMAPVTMPALVAGLVTCILVEKTGLCGYGAKLPTAVRDVLLNSAKEQEQKRTTAEVTELWVQGVVAMILVLALAFHVAEVGLIGLLVIVLLTAFNGVVQEARIGHAFEEALPFTALLVVFFAIVAVIHEQHLFSPVTHFVLGLETEHQPGMLFLANGLLSMISDNVFVATVYINEVKAALDAGEITRQHFDQLAVAINSGTNLPSVATPNGQAAFLFLLTSALAPLIRLSYGRMVLMALPYTLILSLVALAAVIYLLP from the coding sequence ATGAATACTTACAATAATACTCTGACAGCTTCCGGCAGCGGCTTCGGCCGCGCCCTCGCCGATAACTTTCTTGGCGAGGCGCCCGACTGGTACAAGCTGACGATTATCCTGTTTCTGTTCGCCAATCCACTGCTGCTGTATACCGCCGGTCCCTTCCTTACCGGCTGGGCACTGATTGCCGAGTTTATCTTCACCCTCGCCATGGCCCTCAAGTGCTACCCGCTGCAACCGGGCGGCCTGCTGGCCATCGAAGCCGTTCTGCTGGGCATGACCACACCCGAGGCGGTCTACCACGAGGTGACCGACAGCTTTGAGGTCATCCTGCTGCTGATGTTTATGGTGGCCGGCATCTACTTCATGAAGAACCTGCTGCTGTTCGTGTTCACCAAGATCCTGATCGGTGTGCGTTCCAAAACACTGCTGTCACTGCTGTTCTGCAGCGTCGCCGCAGTGCTGTCCGCTTTTCTCGACGCACTGACCGTTACTGCGGTACTGATTACCGTCGCGGTCGGCTTTTATGCGGTCTACCACCGGGTAGCGAGCAACCGCCCCCACCACCAGGACGATCACGACCACTGTGATGACAACCAGGTGGTGGAATACCACCGCGAAGACCTGGATCAGTTCCGCGCTTTCCTGCGCAGCCTGATCATGCACGGCGCCGTGGGTACTGCGATCGGCGGCGTGTGCACACTGGTGGGCGAACCCCAGAACCTGCTAATCGCGGAAAAAGCCGGCTGGCACTTTGTCGAGTTCTTCATCAATATGGCCCCGGTCACCATGCCGGCGCTGGTTGCGGGGCTGGTTACCTGCATTCTGGTAGAGAAGACCGGCCTGTGTGGCTACGGCGCCAAGCTGCCGACAGCAGTGCGCGACGTACTGCTGAACTCCGCCAAAGAGCAGGAGCAGAAACGCACTACGGCTGAGGTCACCGAACTCTGGGTGCAGGGCGTGGTTGCGATGATTCTGGTGCTGGCACTGGCCTTTCACGTAGCCGAGGTGGGGCTGATCGGCCTGCTGGTGATCGTCCTGCTGACCGCCTTCAACGGCGTGGTTCAGGAAGCGCGTATCGGCCACGCCTTTGAAGAGGCACTGCCGTTTACCGCACTACTGGTGGTGTTCTTCGCGATCGTGGCGGTGATCCACGAGCAGCACCTGTTCTCGCCGGTAACGCATTTCGTTTTGGGGCTGGAAACCGAGCACCAGCCGGGCATGCTGTTTCTGGCCAACGGCCTGTTGTCGATGATCAGCGACAACGTGTTCGTGGCCACGGTGTATATCAACGAGGTGAAGGCGGCGCTGGATGCAGGCGAGATCACTCGCCAGCACTTCGACCAGCTGGCCGTCGCGATCAATTCCGGCACCAACCTGCCCAGCGTGGCCACACCCAACGGCCAGGCGGCCTTCCTGTTCCTGCTGACTTCGGCACTGGCACCGCTGATCCGCCTGTCTTACGGCCGCATGGTACTGATGGCCCTGCCCTACACCCTGATACTGAGCCTGGTGGCTCTGGCAGCGGTGATCTACCTGCTGCCTTAA
- the nudC gene encoding NAD(+) diphosphatase, with protein MSQEFVPAGSVRPAPAFQCHIIVAEGQILFRAGRFVLGELPLPAAQVAGSHYLGELGGRPCGVHRLAEPLAVAGCEWRGLRSLLGAEDELHFALAGRAMQVASWDRDHRFCGRCGAATRDHPRDRARVCPQCELVVYPRISPCVIMLVTRGEHCLLARHAHHRHGLYTALAGFIEPGESAEQALAREVQEEVSVVVGGCRYIGSQPWPFPGQLMLGYLAEWAGGEPAPDRDEIAEADWYHWRQLPELLPPPQTLSGQLIQTFVDENNNRQ; from the coding sequence GTGAGCCAAGAATTCGTGCCCGCCGGCAGTGTGCGGCCGGCACCGGCATTCCAATGTCATATCATCGTCGCCGAAGGGCAGATACTGTTCCGCGCCGGCCGCTTTGTGCTCGGCGAATTGCCGCTGCCGGCGGCGCAGGTGGCCGGCAGCCACTATCTGGGGGAGTTGGGTGGGCGCCCCTGCGGGGTGCACCGGCTGGCGGAACCCTTGGCAGTGGCCGGCTGTGAGTGGCGCGGCCTGCGCAGCCTGCTGGGGGCCGAGGACGAATTGCACTTCGCCCTCGCCGGGCGCGCCATGCAGGTGGCGAGCTGGGACCGCGATCACCGCTTCTGCGGCCGCTGCGGCGCAGCGACCAGGGACCACCCGCGCGATCGCGCGCGGGTCTGTCCGCAGTGCGAGCTGGTGGTATACCCGCGCATTTCCCCCTGTGTCATCATGTTAGTCACCCGCGGTGAGCATTGCCTGCTGGCGCGCCACGCGCACCACCGTCACGGCCTGTATACCGCGCTGGCCGGCTTTATCGAGCCGGGCGAGAGTGCCGAACAGGCGTTGGCGCGGGAGGTGCAGGAGGAGGTCAGTGTGGTTGTGGGTGGCTGCCGCTATATCGGCAGTCAGCCGTGGCCTTTCCCCGGCCAGCTGATGCTGGGATACCTGGCCGAATGGGCCGGCGGTGAGCCGGCGCCAGACCGCGATGAGATCGCCGAGGCGGACTGGTATCACTGGCGGCAGCTACCGGAGCTGCTGCCGCCGCCGCAGACGCTGTCCGGCCAGCTGATCCAGACCTTCGTTGACGAGAATAACAATCGCCAGTGA
- a CDS encoding cation/multidrug efflux pump, whose translation MYIAITFLIALIALLLVFWGGRILTNGRWILGFIRGAIGLALLGGALLIVLVAADVYSYRNLAKEHSVGTVSFSKIGDQHFEAKFADEDGVAQHFELHGDQWQLDARMLKWKGPLARWGIQPAYRLDRLSGRYLTLQDERNKERTVHQLDGSNYGVDVWQTLRNIDNKLPLVDAVYGSATFLPMEDGAVYEVLITHSGLLARPLNQQASSALNEWQ comes from the coding sequence ATGTATATCGCCATAACCTTTCTGATTGCACTGATTGCCTTGCTGCTGGTGTTCTGGGGCGGGCGCATTTTGACTAACGGCCGCTGGATCCTGGGCTTTATCCGTGGTGCCATCGGCCTGGCCCTGCTGGGCGGCGCGCTGCTGATTGTCCTGGTGGCCGCGGATGTCTACAGTTACCGCAACCTGGCCAAGGAACACAGTGTCGGTACCGTCTCTTTCAGCAAGATCGGCGACCAGCACTTCGAGGCCAAGTTCGCCGACGAAGACGGCGTGGCACAGCATTTCGAACTGCATGGCGACCAGTGGCAGCTGGATGCGCGGATGTTAAAGTGGAAGGGGCCGCTGGCGCGCTGGGGTATTCAGCCGGCCTACCGCCTCGACCGTCTCAGCGGCCGCTACTTGACCCTGCAGGACGAGCGCAACAAGGAGCGCACCGTGCACCAGCTGGACGGCAGCAACTACGGTGTGGATGTATGGCAGACGCTGCGCAATATCGACAACAAGCTGCCATTGGTAGACGCGGTCTACGGCAGCGCGACTTTCCTGCCGATGGAAGATGGTGCCGTCTACGAAGTGCTCATCACCCACAGTGGGCTGCTGGCGCGGCCGCTCAACCAGCAGGCCAGCTCGGCCCTGAATGAGTGGCAATAG
- the sohB gene encoding protease SohB has protein sequence MEFLIEYGLFLAKVATIVVALLVVVGFIVANREHHKERTHGHISVTNLNERFEHMKETLLEAVMDKHEFTQRQKKQAKEKKAQDKALHKKHKADAKKSTREKVQHEPLESTETPLPEQGEADAESGERDSRALVKEKPAGERRRLFVMHFDGDIKASALSHLREEVTAVLQVAEPGDEVIVCLESPGGMVANYGLAASQLARVRSAGIQLTIAVDKVAASGGYMMACVADRILAAPFAMLGSIGVVAQLPNFNRLLKRHDVDFELFTAGAYKRTVTMFGENTAEGKEKFQSDLEEIHALFQHFVAEYRPQLDVAKVATGEVWFGQRALDLGLVDEIKTSDEYLTGCVESADLYQVEYKEKTNIAKRFGLAAQAGIESAAARLFSRLEAWRHQAQ, from the coding sequence GTGGAATTTCTTATCGAGTATGGACTGTTCCTGGCCAAGGTGGCCACCATCGTGGTGGCGCTGCTGGTGGTGGTGGGCTTCATCGTCGCCAACCGGGAGCATCACAAGGAACGGACGCACGGCCATATCAGCGTCACCAACCTCAATGAACGTTTCGAGCACATGAAAGAGACTCTGCTCGAGGCGGTGATGGATAAACACGAATTCACCCAGCGCCAAAAAAAGCAGGCCAAGGAAAAGAAAGCGCAGGACAAGGCGCTGCACAAAAAACACAAGGCGGATGCCAAGAAGTCGACGCGGGAAAAGGTGCAGCACGAGCCGCTGGAGTCGACCGAGACCCCGCTGCCGGAACAGGGCGAGGCGGATGCCGAAAGCGGCGAGCGCGACAGCCGCGCGCTGGTCAAAGAGAAACCCGCGGGCGAGCGCCGCCGCCTGTTCGTGATGCACTTCGACGGCGACATCAAGGCCAGCGCCCTGTCGCATCTGCGCGAAGAAGTCACCGCGGTATTGCAGGTCGCCGAGCCCGGCGACGAAGTGATTGTGTGCCTCGAGAGCCCCGGCGGCATGGTGGCCAATTACGGCCTCGCCGCCAGCCAGCTGGCGCGGGTGCGCAGTGCCGGTATCCAGCTGACTATTGCCGTCGACAAGGTGGCTGCCAGCGGCGGTTACATGATGGCCTGCGTGGCCGACCGTATTCTTGCCGCGCCCTTCGCCATGCTCGGTTCCATCGGGGTGGTTGCGCAGCTGCCCAACTTCAACCGCCTGTTGAAGCGCCACGACGTGGACTTTGAGCTGTTCACTGCCGGTGCCTACAAGCGCACCGTGACCATGTTCGGTGAGAATACGGCCGAGGGTAAGGAAAAATTCCAGAGCGATCTGGAAGAAATACACGCGCTGTTCCAGCATTTTGTTGCCGAGTACCGGCCGCAGCTGGACGTGGCCAAGGTCGCCACCGGCGAAGTCTGGTTCGGCCAGCGCGCGCTGGACCTGGGCCTGGTGGATGAAATCAAGACCTCCGACGAGTATCTCACCGGCTGTGTCGAGAGTGCTGACCTCTACCAGGTGGAGTACAAGGAAAAAACCAATATCGCCAAGCGCTTCGGCCTGGCCGCCCAGGCTGGCATCGAATCCGCCGCGGCGCGTCTGTTCTCGCGGCTGGAAGCCTGGCGCCACCAGGCGCAGTAG